The following are encoded in a window of Candidatus Hydrogenedentota bacterium genomic DNA:
- a CDS encoding SDR family oxidoreductase encodes MAYVNLVTGGAGFIGSHLCEALLARGQEVLCLDNFFTGRKDNIAHLLQNPKFELVRHDVINPVMLEVHRIYNLACPASPVHYQYNPVKTIKTNVMGALNMLGLAKRVRARILQASTSEVYGDPQIHPQVESYWGHVNPIGPRSCYDEGKRVAEALFFDYHMQNKVDIRVVRIFNTYGPRMLVNDGRVVSNFIVQALRGEPITIYGDGSQTRSFCYVNDLVDGLIRMMDADGFTGPVNLGNPGEFTIRQLAEMVIELTESKSELIFRQLPPNDPVRRRPDISLAKEKLGWGPTVPLRDGLVPTIAYFDELLRKG; translated from the coding sequence GTGGCATACGTGAACCTCGTTACCGGCGGCGCCGGTTTCATCGGCTCGCATCTCTGTGAAGCCCTGCTCGCGCGGGGCCAGGAAGTGTTGTGTCTGGACAATTTCTTCACGGGGCGCAAAGACAACATTGCGCACCTGCTGCAGAATCCGAAGTTTGAACTGGTACGCCATGACGTGATCAACCCGGTCATGCTCGAGGTGCACCGCATCTACAACCTGGCGTGCCCGGCGTCGCCCGTCCATTACCAGTACAACCCCGTGAAGACGATCAAGACAAACGTCATGGGCGCGTTGAACATGCTCGGGCTGGCCAAGCGCGTGCGCGCGCGCATCCTGCAGGCGTCCACGTCGGAAGTCTACGGCGACCCGCAGATTCACCCACAGGTCGAATCCTACTGGGGCCACGTCAATCCCATCGGGCCGCGCTCCTGCTACGACGAGGGCAAGCGCGTGGCCGAAGCGCTGTTCTTCGACTACCACATGCAGAACAAGGTCGACATCCGCGTCGTGCGCATTTTCAACACCTACGGACCGCGAATGCTCGTCAACGACGGGCGCGTCGTCAGCAATTTCATCGTGCAGGCGCTGCGCGGCGAACCCATCACCATCTACGGCGACGGCAGCCAGACCCGCTCGTTCTGCTACGTGAACGACCTCGTCGACGGGCTCATCCGCATGATGGATGCCGACGGCTTCACCGGGCCCGTGAACCTGGGCAATCCCGGCGAGTTCACCATCCGCCAACTGGCCGAGATGGTCATCGAGTTGACCGAATCCAAGTCGGAACTCATCTTCAGGCAACTTCCGCCTAATGATCCTGTGCGGCGCCGGCCTGACATCAGCTTGGCCAAGGAGAAACTCGGTTGGGGCCCCACCGTACCCCTCCGCGACGGACTGGTCCCGACCATTGCCTATTTTGACGAACTCCTGCGCAAGGGGTAA
- a CDS encoding cytidyltransferase — translation MNIAMIPARMGSQRLKQKNLRELGGVPLITRAIRKCKDAACFDEIWVNSEDLAFGNIAAAEGVSFHRRPAELADHVATSEQFVYEFLMKHPCERVFQVHSIAPLLTADQAREFVRGMTESGCDTMLCYTPEQIECAYEGQPVNFSFDAKTNSQELKPVQRIPWSITGWRRATYLAAADAGRTATYSGRIGFFPVDRLAGVIIKTDEDLRMAEALLPLRAGL, via the coding sequence ATGAATATCGCCATGATTCCCGCCCGAATGGGCAGCCAACGGCTGAAACAGAAGAACCTGCGCGAACTCGGTGGCGTGCCGCTGATCACGCGCGCCATACGCAAATGCAAAGACGCCGCATGTTTCGACGAAATCTGGGTCAATTCCGAGGACCTGGCGTTCGGGAACATCGCCGCGGCCGAGGGCGTTTCCTTTCATCGGCGGCCCGCGGAACTGGCTGACCACGTGGCTACGAGTGAACAGTTTGTCTACGAGTTCCTGATGAAACACCCCTGTGAACGCGTGTTTCAGGTGCATTCCATCGCGCCGCTCCTGACCGCGGACCAGGCGCGGGAATTCGTGCGAGGCATGACCGAAAGCGGCTGTGATACGATGTTGTGCTACACACCCGAACAGATCGAGTGCGCTTATGAAGGGCAGCCGGTCAATTTCAGCTTCGACGCGAAGACCAATTCGCAGGAATTGAAGCCCGTGCAGCGCATCCCCTGGAGCATCACCGGCTGGCGCCGCGCGACGTATCTGGCCGCGGCGGACGCGGGCAGGACCGCGACCTATTCCGGCCGTATCGGGTTCTTTCCGGTCGACCGGCTCGCGGGCGTCATTATCAAGACGGACGAAGACCTGCGCATGGCGGAAGCGCTGTTGCCGCTGCGCGCGGGACTGTAA
- a CDS encoding ATP-binding cassette domain-containing protein, translating to WRDRAAELLEKAGLADRMTHKPGKLSGGEQQRVAIARALFNKPTIVLGDEPTGNLDERTGEGIIDLLLQLNATERVTLVLVTHDDALARRAHRCVHLHEGKAYPRNPDEAAPAFD from the coding sequence GTGGCGCGACCGCGCCGCGGAACTCCTGGAAAAGGCCGGGCTCGCGGACCGCATGACGCATAAGCCGGGCAAGCTCAGCGGCGGCGAGCAGCAGCGCGTCGCGATTGCCCGCGCCCTGTTCAACAAGCCCACCATCGTGCTCGGCGACGAACCCACGGGCAACCTGGACGAACGCACCGGAGAAGGCATCATCGATCTCCTGCTGCAACTGAACGCCACGGAACGGGTCACGCTCGTCCTGGTGACGCACGACGACGCGCTGGCGCGACGGGCGCACCGCTGCGTTCACCTGCACGAAGGCAAGGCCTATCCGCGCAATCCGGACGAGGCGGCCCCTGCGTTCGATTGA
- a CDS encoding ABC transporter permease, whose amino-acid sequence MRFELFVAARYLRSKRRNRFVSLIAIISVAGVCVGVMALIVVMSVMTGFDIALRDAIIGNRAHLTVLPEFSGRMQDYDFAIGRIRAIAPEIIAAGPLAQVEALITHDENSTGAYIMGVDPVREQDITMLAENLTTQGGRKYGSGALPGEKEIVLGYRLAQRLLGSHMVNPSLMIGRRVTVTTARQTLTPLGPRRGSQIWLRVSGISQAKMSEFDTLYAFVDVPTAQMLTGENGVDGIHMKLGDPFLAEQVKDRINNDPDLPYQAITWYDSQAEFFEALYQEKLAMFIILAFIILVAAFNITSTLIMVVMEKRRDIGILRTIGSGTKSIFQLFIFEGLMIGLTGTVIGLVLGTLFAYNINPIMVFIAHTIGWDIFNSTIYYFDGIPVAVMPWDIFWVCVSAVALTLVSTLYPAWSAVRVDPVDALRYE is encoded by the coding sequence GTGCGATTCGAGTTGTTTGTCGCCGCACGCTATCTGCGCAGCAAGCGCCGCAACCGCTTCGTCAGCCTGATCGCCATCATTTCGGTGGCGGGCGTGTGCGTCGGGGTCATGGCGCTGATCGTCGTCATGAGCGTCATGACGGGATTCGACATTGCCCTTCGTGACGCCATCATCGGCAACCGGGCTCATCTCACCGTGCTGCCCGAGTTCAGCGGGCGCATGCAAGACTACGACTTCGCCATAGGGCGCATCCGCGCCATCGCCCCCGAAATCATTGCCGCGGGTCCGCTCGCGCAGGTCGAGGCGCTGATCACGCACGACGAGAACTCCACCGGCGCCTACATCATGGGCGTGGACCCGGTCCGCGAGCAGGACATCACCATGCTCGCGGAGAACCTGACCACCCAGGGCGGGCGCAAATACGGGTCGGGCGCGCTGCCCGGCGAGAAGGAAATCGTCCTCGGCTACCGGCTTGCGCAACGGCTCCTGGGCTCGCACATGGTCAATCCCAGCCTTATGATTGGCCGGCGCGTAACCGTGACCACCGCGCGCCAGACGCTGACGCCCCTCGGTCCGCGGCGCGGCAGCCAGATTTGGCTTCGCGTGAGCGGGATCTCCCAGGCGAAAATGTCGGAATTCGACACTTTATACGCGTTTGTCGATGTTCCCACCGCCCAGATGCTCACCGGGGAGAACGGCGTGGACGGTATCCACATGAAGCTGGGCGACCCCTTCCTGGCGGAGCAGGTGAAAGACCGCATCAACAACGACCCGGACCTGCCCTACCAGGCCATCACGTGGTACGACAGCCAGGCCGAGTTCTTCGAGGCGCTGTACCAGGAAAAACTGGCCATGTTCATCATACTTGCTTTCATCATTCTGGTCGCTGCGTTCAACATCACGAGCACGCTGATCATGGTGGTGATGGAGAAGCGGCGGGACATCGGCATCCTGCGCACCATCGGGTCCGGCACGAAATCGATCTTCCAGTTGTTCATTTTCGAGGGACTGATGATCGGCCTGACCGGCACCGTCATCGGGCTGGTGCTGGGCACCCTCTTCGCCTACAACATCAACCCGATCATGGTCTTTATCGCGCATACGATCGGTTGGGACATCTTCAACAGCACCATTTACTATTTTGACGGCATCCCGGTGGCGGTGATGCCGTGGGACATCTTCTGGGTCTGCGTTTCCGCGGTAGCCCTTACCCTGGTTTCGACGCTGTATCCCGCGTGGAGCGCGGTCCGCGTCGACCCGGTGGACGCCTTGCGCTATGAGTAA